Genomic window (Bradyrhizobium sp. 186):
CCTCAGGCGCAAGGGCGGCCCGATGACGCCGGCCGACATCGATGTGGCGGCGCGGCTGCAAGCAGGCGTGCTGCGCTTCGTCACGACTGGCATCCCCGACCTTGCGGACGCCTGGCCGCGGTTTGAGCCCGGCAAGGAGCCGCTCGCAATTCTCAGTCAGCCGTTTCATATTGTTCCTCTCAACGAAGGCGCGCGCTTCCGCGTGTGGGCGGAACTCGGCTTGAGCACCAACGACAAAAAGAAAATGAGGGAGGCCGGATGAGCCTATCGAACAAGAATGCCGGGCGCGCTCGGCGGCGCTCCGCCTTTTCGATTATCTCGCTCCTTGGCACGTTCATGATGCTGGCTGCTTCGCCTGCGCCGGCGCAGATCGTCGCGACGCCCGTTCCCGGAGATCCCGTCAACATCGATACCGGCGCCGTCTCCGGCAAGGTGCTGCCGTCGGGCGTGAAAGCTTATTTCGGCATCCCTTATGTGGCGCCACCGCTTGGCGAGCTACGCTGGCACGAGCCGCAGAAGGTCGAGGCGTGGAAGGGCGTCTATCACGCCGACCGGCTGGCACCGGAATGCATCCAGGTGCTACGCCGGCACAATCTCAATCACTATTTCGGTGAGGAGGCGACGAGCGAGAATTGCCTCTATCTGAACATCTGGGCGAACCCTGACGCGAAGGCGGGCACGAAGCTGCCGGTGGTGGTCTGGATCTATGGCGGCGGCTTCACGCTCGGCTCCAGCGGCATGGCGATGTATGACGGCGAAGCCGTTGCGAAGAAAGGCACGATCTTCGTCAGCTTCAACTACCGCGTCGGAATTTTGGGCAATCTCGCCCATCCCGAGCTGACGGCGGAATCGCCGCATCATGCCTCCGGCAATTACGGCCTGATGGACCAGATCGCGGCTCTGCAATGGGTCAAGCGCAACATCGCGCAATTCGGCGGCGACCCCGACAACGTCACCATCACCGGGCAATCGGCCGGCGCCATGTCGGTGTCGGCGTTAGAGGCGAGCCCGCTGGCGAAGGGTCTGTTCAATCGCGGTTTTGCGATGAGCCTGAGCATGTTCGACAACCGCTTCAAATTCCCGGCGCTGCCGGACGCCGAGAAGATCGGCCTCGAGGTGCAGTCGGCGCTCGCCGCATCCTCGCTCGCCGAGATGCGGCTGATCCAAGCCGACAAGATCCTGGCGATCCAGAAGGACTGCCAGCTCGGCTGTGCCGGCACCATCGGCGTGCCGCTCGATATTGACGGCTATGTGCTGCCTGACACGGTGCCGAACATCTTTGCGGCCGGCAAACAGAACGATGTCGCGACGGTCGCGGGTTTCACGCGCGACGAGAGCTCCAACGATCTCCGTACCGCGGCCACTCTCGGAGCCTATGTTGCCGCTGCGCGAAAGCTCTATGGTGATCAGGCCGACCGCTTCCTCGCGCTCTATCCTGCCAAGACCGACGACGACGCGAAGGCGATGGGCCTGCTCGCCGCGCGCGAGGGGCTGGTCGAGGTGGGCACGCGCAACTGGGCCGTCGCGCAAACGAAGACCGGCAAGGCGCCGTTCTACATGTACATGTTCTCCCGGGTGCACCCCTTCGCGCCCGGTGTCGAATTCTTCGACAGCCCGCAAAAGATCCGCGCCTATCACACCTCTGACGTGCCTTACTGGTTCGGGACCCAGGACGCCTTCAACAAGTTCCGCACCACGCGCGTCTGGACCGAGTTCGATCGCGCGCTGTCCGAACGCATGATGGATACGCTGGTCGCCTTCGCGCGAACCGGCGATCCCGGCACGCCGGCAACGCCGTGGCCGCAATGGAAGCAGGACGCGCAGAAATATGTCGAGTTCGGTGATGAATCCGGTGTGCGCGTGGAGAACCGTGCGCGGCTGGATTTCCACTCGCCGGCGAACGTCACGCCGTCGACGCCGCGAGTCTCGCGGGACTGAGCGAAACGGCTTGGGCGCTGAAGCTTCCTCAGCGTCATGGCCGGGCCTGTCCCGGCCATCCACGTCTTGCCTCGCCGCACAGAGAACGTGGATGCCCGGGACAAGCCCTGGCATGACGATCTCGTATGATGAGCACCCGTTCTAATGCGTCTCGTGAAACCGGCTGAGGAACGCCTTCAGCCGCTCGCTGCGCGGCTGCCGGATGGTCTCCTCGGGCGTGCCGATTTCGGCCATGATGCCGTCATTCATGAATCCGACTCTAGTCGAGACGTCACTGGCGAACGCCATCTCGTGGGTGACCAGCACCATGGTCATGCCTTCGGCGGCAAGGTTGCGGATGACGGAGAGGACCTCGCCGACAAGTTCGGGGTCGAGTGCGGAGGTCGGCTCGTCGAACAGCATGACGTCGGGCTTCATCGCCAGCGCACGTGCGATCGCGACGCGCTGCTTCTGGCCGCCTGACAGACGGCTCGGAAAGCTGTCGGCCTTTTCGGCGAGACCGACCTTGGCAAGCAGATCGCGGCCGAGCGCGTCGGCTTCCGCCCGCGCCATGCCCTTCACCTGCACCGGGCCCTCGGTGATGTTGGAGAGCACCGACATGTGCGGGAACAGGTTGAAGTGCTGGAACACCATGCCGACGTTGCGGCGGAGCAGCGCGAGCTGCGCATCGCCGGCGGTGCGGACACCTTTGCCAAAGGCGAAGGCGTGCGTGCCGATCGCAAGCTCGCCCTGCTGCGGCATTTCCAAGAGGTTCAGGCAGCGCAGGAAGGTCGACTTGCCGGAGCCGGAGGCGCCGATCAGGGTCACGACCTCACCGCGCTGGACCGAGAGCGAGACGCCCTTGAGCACCTCGTGGTCGCCGAACGCCTTGTGGATGTTGCTGGCGACCAGCGTCGCGCCGTTCGCACTCATCGATGCGCTCCCATGCGCCACTCGACTTGGTCGGCGACCAGGATCAGCGGGAACAGCACGACGAAATAGAGCACGGCGATCGTGGTGTAGACCTCGAGCGGCTTATAGCTCGTCGCCGTGATCACCGAGCCCTGGTAGAGCAGGTCGCCGACCGCGACCACCGACACCAGCGAGGTGTTTTTCAGCTGCATGATGGTCTGGTTGATGAAGGAGGGGATCATCACCTGCGTTGCCTGCGGCAGCACGATGCGGCGAAAAATCTTGCCGCGGCGCATGCCGATGGCGCGTCCGGCTTCCCACTGGCCGACATCAACCGCCTCGATGCCGCCGCGAAAGATCTCCGCATAGAACGAGCCGGCATAGAGCGACAGCGCGATGAAGCAGGCCATTGCCGGCGACATGTCGACGCCGATCAGGACGGGCAGGGCGTAATACATCCAGACCAGCTGCACCAGGAGCGGCGTGCAGCGGAACACCTCGATATAGAGTCGCAGCGGCACCGTCACCCAGCGCGGCGCGGCCGTGCGCAGGATGCCGACGATCAATCCGATCACGAGGCCCGCGACCACCGTGGTCACCGTGTAGAACAATGTGACCAGGAGCCCTTGTCCGATCAGGCCCCAATACGGCTTGAGCGCCGCGAACTCCCAGACATACATCGCTCTGCCGTCAGAACTGCACTTCGCCCGGGAGGTCGTCGGCGGTGAGGCCGATGGCTTCAAAGCCCTTGAGCATCCATTCGCGGGTCTGGCCCATCGCGCGGTTGTAATCAGCCCAGGCGCTGAGGAAATCCTTGTAGCGGCGATCGCTGTCGGCGCGGATGCCCATGTTGGTCGGCAGCGTGAGCAGCGGCCGCGGGATCGTGAGATCGCCGAGGTTCGGATTCTTCTTCAGGGTCGAGACCGAGAGCACCGCCAACGAGACGTTGCAGTCCGCACGTCCGGTCGCGACCGCGAGGATCGCCTCGTCGCGGTTCTTGAAACCGAGGATCGTCGCCTTCGGGCAGTAACGGCGCGCGATCGTCTCATGCGTCGAGCCGATGTCGACGGCGATCTTGACCTCGGGCTTGTTGAGTTCGGCCCAGGTCTGCGGCTTGGCAAAGCCCTTCTTGGTGATGACGGTGAAGGAGTGCACCAAGATCGGCGTCGAGAAGTCGATGACGAGCGCGCGCTCCGGCGTCGGGTTGACGGCGAAGGCGAGGTCGACCTTGTCGGCCTGGAGGTCGAGGATCTGGTTGCCCCAGGTCGATTCCAGCGTCTCGACCTTGGCGCCAAGCTTGCTCGCGATGTCGTTGGCCATGTCGATGCAGGCGCCCGACCACGTACCGGTCGCGAGGTCCTTATGGAAGTAAGGCTCCTGGCCAACGATGACCGCGACCCGCAGCACGCCGTTCTTCTTGATGCGGTCGAGTGTGGAGGTCGGTGCGGTATCGGCCTTGGCCGAGCTGCTCGCGGCGGCAATCGCCGCGCCCGCCAGCGCGACAGTGGTGAGTGCGTCCCTGCGATTCATGGCTTCTTGCCTCCTCGAATTTGGGTCGGATCGTCGCCGGCCCCTGGACTATTTCTGTATTCAGGATAAAATGCAATACGGTATTTCGACTTGCTGACCCTTTGTGCGGCAAGGCAGAGAAGAGACCAATATCTTGGCAGGATTACGCAAAATTCCCCGGAGGCCGGGGTTGAAAACCGCATTCAAGTCTGAATACAAAACTGAACGCAATTCTATTGTGATCTGAAGGAGAGGCCTGTGCGCGCTCTATTCGTCGATGCGAACGATACCCTGGCAGCGGTGACCGACAAGCTGCTGCGCTCCCAGGACCTGCCGGTCGGCATCAACCGCAACCCGTCGATCAAGCCCGACGACCTGCCCGGCCTGCTCGACGGCGTCGAGATCATGATCGTCGACCACACCGCCGTGCCGACCGCGATCGCCGCCAAGTGCCCCAAGCTGAAGCACGTCGTCTTCCTCGGCACCGGCGCGCGCAGCTACATGAATCCGGAGGAGCTCGCCGAACGCGGCATCTCCGTGCACACCATCAAGGGCTACGGCGACACGGCGGTGGCCGAATGCGCGATCGCGCTGATGTGGGCCTCCGCCAAGAGTTTTGGCGAAATGGATCGCGGCATGCGCGAGGGCAATTGGCTGCGCCGCGACGCGCTGCAGCTCACCGGCAAGACGCTCGGCCTGATCGGCTTTGGCGGTATCGCCGCGGAAGCCGCGCGCATGGCGGCGGGCTGCGGCATGAAGGTGATCGCCTGGAACAGGACGCCGAAGACCCATCCCGGCGTCGAGTTCGTTTCGCTGGAAAAGCTGCTTGCGGACAGCCACGTCGTCTCGCTGCATCTCTTGCTCAACGACGAGACCAAGAATTTTCTGTCGCGCGAGCGCATCGCGCAGATGCGTCCCGGCAGCATCCTGATCAACACCGCGCGCGGCGCCGTCGTCGATGAAGATGCGATGATGGATGCGCTGCGCTCAGGCCACATCGCCCATGCCGGCCTCGACGTCTTTACAGTCGAACCGCTGCCGGCTGGGCATCCACTCACAAAACTGCCGAACGTGACACTGTCGGCACATTCGGCGTTCCGCACGCCGGAGGCGAGCGACAACCTCATCGGCGCCGCGCTCGATCATTGCCGCCGGATCATCGCCGCAGACCGCTAAGACTTGCCGCTAAGAAATCAAGGACATCCCCATGTCGGACATCACCCGCATCGACCAGAACGCCCGCCGCAGCCGCGCCTCCGTGTTCGGCGATCTCGTCTTCCTTGCCGGACAAGTCGCGGACACCAAGACCGCCGACATCACCCAGCAGACCCGCGAGGCGCTGGCCAAGGTCGACGACATGCTGGCGCGCGCCGGCACCGACAAGTCGCGCCTGCTCAGCGTGCAGGTCTGGCTCAAGACCATGGACGATTTCGACGCCATGAACGCGGTCTATGATTCCTGGGTCGTGCCGGGGAATGCGCCAACGCGCGCCTGCGGCAAGGTCGAACTCGCCGATCCCGCCTACCGCATCGAAGTGATCGCCATCGCCGCGCGCAGCTAGAGGCGGGCCCGTGACTGTCCAGGCTCCCGTATCAGGCTTCCGTCCCGCGCAGCGCATCCGTGCCATCGGCGTCTCCGAGATTTTGAAGATCGGCGCGGTCGCGCAACGGCTGAAGCGCGAGGGCCGGCCGGTGATCGTGCTGGGTGCCGGCGAGCCTGATTTCGACACGCCGGATCATGCCAAGGATGCCGCCGAGCGTGCCATCCGCGCCGGCCAGACCAAATACACCATTCTCGACGGCTCGCCGGAGCTGAAGGCGGCCATTGCCGAAAAATTCCACCGCGAGAACGACCTCGTCTATGCCGCCGACGAGATCACTGCCGGCGCCGGCGCCAAGCAGGTGATCCACAACGCCTTCATGGCGACGTTGAGCCCCGGCGACGAGGTGATCCTCGCCGCGCCCTATTGGACCAGCTATGCCGACATGGTGCGCATCGCCGACGGCACGCCCGTCGACGTGCTCTGCCGCGAGGACAACGGCTTTCGTCTCGACGCGGACGATCTCGAGCGCGCGATCACGCCGCGCACGCGTTGGCTGTTGCTCAACTCGCCGTCGAATCCGACCGGCGCGGCCTATTCGGCGGCGCAGCGTCGCCCGATCCTGGACGTGCTCAAGCGCCATCCGCATGTCTGGTTAATCGCCGACGACATCTACGAGCACCTCATCTATGACCGCATGTCGTTCGTGACGGCGGCGGCGCTCGAGCCGAGCCTGAAGTCGCGCACGCTGACCGTCAACGGCGTCTCCAAGGCCTACGCCATGACCGGCTGGCGCGTCGGCTATGGCGGCGGCCCGCGCGAGCTGATCGCCGCAATGGCCGTGGTGCAGAGCCAGAGCACGACCAATCCGTGCTCGGTGAGCCAGGCCGCCGCGATCGCGGCCCTGACCGGTCCGCAGGACATTTTGATCGAGCGCCGCGCCGCGTTCCAGCGCCGCCGGGATATCGTGGTCGATGCGCTCAACGCCATCGATGGCGTCACCTGCCGCCGGCCGGAAGGCGCGTTCTACACCTATGCAAGCTGTGCCGGCCTGATCGGCCGCCGCACGCCGGACGGTACCACGATCGACAGCGACAGTGCGTTCTGCCGCTACCTTCTGGAGAGGCATGACGTGGCCGTGGTGCCGGGCAGCTGTTTCGGCCTTGCACCTTATTTCCGCCTGTCCTACGCCACCTCCGAACAAAACTTGCGCGAGGCCGTCGAGCGCATCGCCAAAGCCTGCAGGGAGCTATCATGACCATTCGCAACACCCGCACCGGGGGCCAGATCCTGATCGACCAGCTGGTCGCGCAAGGCGTCGAGCGCGTCACCTGCGTGCCGGGCGAGAGCTATCTCGCCGCGCTCGATGCGCTGCATGACAGCCCGATCGACGTCATGATCTGTCGCGCCGAAGGCGGCGCGGCGATGATGGCGGAGGCCTATGGCAAGCTCACCGGCCGGCCCGGAATCTGCTTCGTCACCCGCGGCCCGGGCGCGACCAATGCCAGCCACGGCGTCCACATCGCGATGCAGGATTCGACGCCGCTGATCCTGTTCGTCGGCCAGGTCGACACCGGCATGCGCGAGCGCGAGGCGTTCCAGGAGCTCGACTACAAGGCGGTGTTCGGCACCATGGCGAAATGGGTGGTCGAGATCGATCGTCCCGACCGCATTCCGGAGCTGGTCGCGCGCGCCTTCCGTGTCGCGATGCAGGGCCGTCCGGGTCCTGTCGTGATCTCGCTGCCGGAAAACATGCTGACCGAAACCGCAGCGGTGGCCGATGCGATGCGGATCGAGCCGGCGGTAAGCTGGCCCGCGCCCGCCGACATCGAGCGCGTCGGCGCGATGCTCGCGAGCGCCAAGGCGCCACTCGTCATTCTCGGCGGCTCGCGCTGGTCGGATGAAGCAACCAAGAGCATCGCGCGCTTTGCCGAGCGGTTCGACCTGCCGGTCGCGACCTCGTTCCGCCGGACGTCGCTGATCGACGCCGACCATTCGCATTATGCCGGCGATCTCGGCATCGGGCCGAGCCCGGGCCTGAAGGCGCGCATCGATGGCGCCGATGTCATTCTTCTCATCGGCGGCCGCATGTCGGAAATGCCGTCATCGTCCTACACGTTGCTCGATATTCCGACGCCGCAGCAGAAGCTGATCCACGTTCATCCGGGCTCCGAGGAGCTCGGCCGCGTCTATCAGCCGGCGCTCGCGATCCAGGCCACGCCGGCCGCGTTCGCCGCAGCCGTCGAGACGCTGAAGCCGGCCGCGGCCGTCGCCTGGAAGGGCGAGGCGGCCAAAGCGCACGCCGACTATCTTGCCTGGACCGGGACCGCGCGCGAGCTGCCGGGCACGTTCCAGTACGGGCAGGTCATGACCTGGCTGCGCGACCGCCTGCCGAAGGATGCGATCGTCTGCAACGGCGCCGGCAACTATGCCGGCTGGATCCATCGCCATCACCGCTTCCACAGCTTTGCCGCCCAGCTCGCGCCGACCTCGGGTTCGATGGGCTATGGCGTGCCGGCGGCAGTGCTGGCCAAGCGGCAATATCCGGATCGTACCGTCGTCGCCTTTGCCGGCGACGGCTGCTTCCTGATGAACGGGCAGGAATTTGCGACCGCCATGCAGTACGATGCGCCGCTCGTCGTCATCGTCGTCGACAATTCGCAATACGGCACCATCCGCATGCACCAGGAGCGCGACTATCCCGGCCGCGTCGTCGGCACTCAGCTCAAGAACCCCGACTTTGCGATGTATGCGAAGGCGTTCGGCGGCCATGGCGAGCGCGTCGAGCGCACCGAAGAGTTCGCGCCAGCGTTCGAGCGTGCGCTGGCCTCGGGCAAGCCGTCGATCCTGCATTGCATCATCGATCCGCGCGCGATCTCGGTCAGCAAGGACTTCGTGCCCGCGGTGAAGGCTTAGCTGATGCCGACCGGCCGCCACATCGCCATCATCGGTGCCGGCGCAGTCGGCGTCATCAGCGCCATCGAGGCGCTGCGCGAAGGCCATCGCGTCACGCTGATCGATCCGGGCGAGCCCGGCGGCGAACAAGCGGCGAGCTATGGCAATGCCGGCTGGCTGTCGTCGCATTCGGTGGTTCCGCCGGCGGAGCCGGGCATCTGGAGAAAGGTGCCGGGCTATCTGATGGACCCGCTCGGGCCGCTCGCGATCCGCTGGTCTTATCTGCCGAAGGCACTGCCCTGGCTGATCAAGTACCTGCTCTCGGGCTGGACCGAGGCGCGGGTCGAAAAGACGGCCTTCGCGCTGCGCGACCTTTTGAAGGACGCGCCGCTCCTGCACAGGAAGCTCGCGGAGGAGGCCGGCGTCCCCGAGCTGATCGAGCGCAACGGCGTGATGCACGTCTTCCCGTCACGCGGCAATTTTGACGACGATCTCGGCTGGCGCCTCCGCAAGCGTGTCGGCGTCGAATGGCTCGAACTCAACGCCGACGAAATGCGTCAGCGCGAGCCCGATCTGCATCCGCGCTACACTTTTGGCATTGTGGTGGAGGAAGCCGGACGCTGCCGCGATCCCGGCGCTTATGTCGCGGCCCTTGCCAATCATGCGCTTGCGAGCGGCGCGAAGCTCGTCCGCGCCAAGGCGACGGGCCTCAAGCTCAACGGCAACAAGCTCGTCGCTGTTCTCACTGAAACTGGCGAGATCGCCTGCGATGCCGCGGTGGTCGCGGCCGGTGCGCATTCGAGACGGCTGACCGCATCGGTCGGCGATCCGCTGCCGCTGGAGACCGAGCGCGGCTATCACGTCATGATCGAGAATCCGGAATCGGGTCCGCGCAACTCGATGATGGCGTCGGATGCCAAATTGGTGGTGAACTGGACCGACAAGGGCCTGCGCGCAGCCGGTACGGTCGAGATCGCCGGTCTCGAGGCCGAGCCGAACTGGAAGCGCGCCGAGATCTTGCGCAACAACCTCTTCAGCATGTTCCCGAAACTGCCGAAGGATATTCCGGCGGCGCGTATCAAGACCTGGTTCGGCCATCGCCCGAGCATGCCGGACGGCCGCCCCTGCATTGGCTATGCGCGGGCCTCGCGCGATATCGTCTATGCCTTCGGCCACGGCCACATCGGCCTGGTCGGCTCGGCCCGCACCGGCCGTCTGGTCGCTCAGCTCCTGAGCGGCAAGGCGCCGGAGATTTCGCTTGCTCCCTTCGCACCCAACCGTTTCCTCTGAGATCGCAGCATGACTTATCCAGCCAACTCATCTTCCCGCATCGCCCGTGGCGGCAAGGCCATCTATGGCGCGCCGCTCGGCATCCTGATGCTGGAAGCGCGCTTCCCCCGCATTCCCGGCGACATGGGCAACGGCACGACCTGGCCGTTCCCCGTGCTCTATCGCGTAGTGAGCGGTGCCTCGCCGGAGAAAGTCGTGCTGAAGGGCGCCGCGGGCCTGCTGCCTGATTTCATCGATGCGGCGAAGGACCTGGTGCGGCTCGGCGCCGAGGCCATCACCACCAATTGCGGCTTCCTCTCGCTGTTCCAGAAGGAGATCGCAGCTGCCGTCGGCGTTCCCGTTGCGACGTCGTCGCTGATGCAGGTGCCGTGGGTGCAGGCGACCTTGCCGCCGGGCAAGCGCGTCGGTCTCGTCACGGTCTCCGGCTCGACCTTGACGCCGGCCCATCTCGAAGGCGCCGGTGTGCCACTCGACACGCCGCTGGTCGGCACCGAGAACGGCAAGGAGTTCTTTCGCGTCCTGATCAAGGCCGAGAAGGACGACATGGACATCGCGCAAGCCGAGCGCGACGTGGTCGAGGCGGGCAAGCAGCTCGTCGCGGAGCATCCCGATGTCAGCGCCATCGTGCTCGAATGCACCAACATGCCGCCTTATGCGGCAGCGTTGCAGGCCGAGGTCGGATTGCCGGTTTACGACATCTATTCCATGATCACCTGGTTTCATGCTGGACTGCGTCCGCGCGCCTTTGCCTGATTCTGGCGTCGCAAAACTCTGAACAAGCTCCGCTCAGACGTCGTTTGCATTACCATTGTTCACACAGACTCGGTATATTGAGCTGTGTTCGGGCATGAATGCAGCTTATGAAGAGCAACGTGGAACTGACTTCCGATAGCATCGTCGATCGCGTCTATGAACAGCTCAAGGCAATGGCCGTGAGCTACGAGTTCAAGCCGGGCGAACGGCTCAACGAGGGCGAGCTGGCAAAGCGCCTCGGCGTCAGCCGCACCCCACTGCGCGAAGCGCTCAATCGTCTCAACACCGAAGGTTTTCTGCGTTTCACGCCGGGCAAGGGTTTTTTCTGCCGCGAGCTCGACGCGCACGAGATCTTCGATCTCTACGAGCTGCGCAAATCGATCGAGGTCGCCTCGATCCGCCTCGCCATCAAGCGCGCCAAGGACGAGGACATCGACGCGCTGTTGAAGTTCCTCGAAGCCACCGGGCCCGACCCCGGCGAGCGCTCCTCGGTCGAGCTGGTCGAGTTGGATGAGACCTTTCACGAGCGGTTGATGGCGATGTCGAACAATGCCGAGATGCTGCGCGTACTGCGCAACGTCAACGCGCGCATCCGCTTCGTGCGCTGGATCGACATGGACAGCATCAACCGCTCCAACACCCAGGCCGAGCACCGCGCCGTTGTGGAAGGGTTGAAGGCGCGCGACGAGGCCGCTTGCGTTTCGGTGCTGGAAAAACACATCGACCGCCGCCTCGATCGCATCACCTCCGCGATCAAGGAAGGTTACGCGCAGATCTACATGCCGGCGACGGCGAGGTCGGCGGCGAATTGAGGCACTTTCTTCCTTCTCCCCTTGTGGGAGAAGGTGGCGCGAAGCGCCGGATGAGGGGTCTCTTTCCGCGCGTACAGATGCGCTTGAGTGTGCGGAGACAGACCCCTCACCCTAGTGAGTTCGTGTCGACCTGCGGTGATGCCCTCTCCCACAAGGGGAGAGGGCGCAGCGATGCGCATTG
Coding sequences:
- a CDS encoding FAD-binding oxidoreductase; this translates as MPTGRHIAIIGAGAVGVISAIEALREGHRVTLIDPGEPGGEQAASYGNAGWLSSHSVVPPAEPGIWRKVPGYLMDPLGPLAIRWSYLPKALPWLIKYLLSGWTEARVEKTAFALRDLLKDAPLLHRKLAEEAGVPELIERNGVMHVFPSRGNFDDDLGWRLRKRVGVEWLELNADEMRQREPDLHPRYTFGIVVEEAGRCRDPGAYVAALANHALASGAKLVRAKATGLKLNGNKLVAVLTETGEIACDAAVVAAGAHSRRLTASVGDPLPLETERGYHVMIENPESGPRNSMMASDAKLVVNWTDKGLRAAGTVEIAGLEAEPNWKRAEILRNNLFSMFPKLPKDIPAARIKTWFGHRPSMPDGRPCIGYARASRDIVYAFGHGHIGLVGSARTGRLVAQLLSGKAPEISLAPFAPNRFL
- a CDS encoding carboxylesterase family protein, translated to MSLSNKNAGRARRRSAFSIISLLGTFMMLAASPAPAQIVATPVPGDPVNIDTGAVSGKVLPSGVKAYFGIPYVAPPLGELRWHEPQKVEAWKGVYHADRLAPECIQVLRRHNLNHYFGEEATSENCLYLNIWANPDAKAGTKLPVVVWIYGGGFTLGSSGMAMYDGEAVAKKGTIFVSFNYRVGILGNLAHPELTAESPHHASGNYGLMDQIAALQWVKRNIAQFGGDPDNVTITGQSAGAMSVSALEASPLAKGLFNRGFAMSLSMFDNRFKFPALPDAEKIGLEVQSALAASSLAEMRLIQADKILAIQKDCQLGCAGTIGVPLDIDGYVLPDTVPNIFAAGKQNDVATVAGFTRDESSNDLRTAATLGAYVAAARKLYGDQADRFLALYPAKTDDDAKAMGLLAAREGLVEVGTRNWAVAQTKTGKAPFYMYMFSRVHPFAPGVEFFDSPQKIRAYHTSDVPYWFGTQDAFNKFRTTRVWTEFDRALSERMMDTLVAFARTGDPGTPATPWPQWKQDAQKYVEFGDESGVRVENRARLDFHSPANVTPSTPRVSRD
- a CDS encoding RidA family protein, coding for MSDITRIDQNARRSRASVFGDLVFLAGQVADTKTADITQQTREALAKVDDMLARAGTDKSRLLSVQVWLKTMDDFDAMNAVYDSWVVPGNAPTRACGKVELADPAYRIEVIAIAARS
- a CDS encoding aspartate/glutamate racemase family protein — its product is MTYPANSSSRIARGGKAIYGAPLGILMLEARFPRIPGDMGNGTTWPFPVLYRVVSGASPEKVVLKGAAGLLPDFIDAAKDLVRLGAEAITTNCGFLSLFQKEIAAAVGVPVATSSLMQVPWVQATLPPGKRVGLVTVSGSTLTPAHLEGAGVPLDTPLVGTENGKEFFRVLIKAEKDDMDIAQAERDVVEAGKQLVAEHPDVSAIVLECTNMPPYAAALQAEVGLPVYDIYSMITWFHAGLRPRAFA
- a CDS encoding pyridoxal phosphate-dependent aminotransferase, encoding MTVQAPVSGFRPAQRIRAIGVSEILKIGAVAQRLKREGRPVIVLGAGEPDFDTPDHAKDAAERAIRAGQTKYTILDGSPELKAAIAEKFHRENDLVYAADEITAGAGAKQVIHNAFMATLSPGDEVILAAPYWTSYADMVRIADGTPVDVLCREDNGFRLDADDLERAITPRTRWLLLNSPSNPTGAAYSAAQRRPILDVLKRHPHVWLIADDIYEHLIYDRMSFVTAAALEPSLKSRTLTVNGVSKAYAMTGWRVGYGGGPRELIAAMAVVQSQSTTNPCSVSQAAAIAALTGPQDILIERRAAFQRRRDIVVDALNAIDGVTCRRPEGAFYTYASCAGLIGRRTPDGTTIDSDSAFCRYLLERHDVAVVPGSCFGLAPYFRLSYATSEQNLREAVERIAKACRELS
- a CDS encoding thiamine pyrophosphate-binding protein, which translates into the protein MTIRNTRTGGQILIDQLVAQGVERVTCVPGESYLAALDALHDSPIDVMICRAEGGAAMMAEAYGKLTGRPGICFVTRGPGATNASHGVHIAMQDSTPLILFVGQVDTGMREREAFQELDYKAVFGTMAKWVVEIDRPDRIPELVARAFRVAMQGRPGPVVISLPENMLTETAAVADAMRIEPAVSWPAPADIERVGAMLASAKAPLVILGGSRWSDEATKSIARFAERFDLPVATSFRRTSLIDADHSHYAGDLGIGPSPGLKARIDGADVILLIGGRMSEMPSSSYTLLDIPTPQQKLIHVHPGSEELGRVYQPALAIQATPAAFAAAVETLKPAAAVAWKGEAAKAHADYLAWTGTARELPGTFQYGQVMTWLRDRLPKDAIVCNGAGNYAGWIHRHHRFHSFAAQLAPTSGSMGYGVPAAVLAKRQYPDRTVVAFAGDGCFLMNGQEFATAMQYDAPLVVIVVDNSQYGTIRMHQERDYPGRVVGTQLKNPDFAMYAKAFGGHGERVERTEEFAPAFERALASGKPSILHCIIDPRAISVSKDFVPAVKA
- a CDS encoding amino acid ABC transporter ATP-binding protein; the protein is MSANGATLVASNIHKAFGDHEVLKGVSLSVQRGEVVTLIGASGSGKSTFLRCLNLLEMPQQGELAIGTHAFAFGKGVRTAGDAQLALLRRNVGMVFQHFNLFPHMSVLSNITEGPVQVKGMARAEADALGRDLLAKVGLAEKADSFPSRLSGGQKQRVAIARALAMKPDVMLFDEPTSALDPELVGEVLSVIRNLAAEGMTMVLVTHEMAFASDVSTRVGFMNDGIMAEIGTPEETIRQPRSERLKAFLSRFHETH
- a CDS encoding amino acid ABC transporter permease; protein product: MYVWEFAALKPYWGLIGQGLLVTLFYTVTTVVAGLVIGLIVGILRTAAPRWVTVPLRLYIEVFRCTPLLVQLVWMYYALPVLIGVDMSPAMACFIALSLYAGSFYAEIFRGGIEAVDVGQWEAGRAIGMRRGKIFRRIVLPQATQVMIPSFINQTIMQLKNTSLVSVVAVGDLLYQGSVITATSYKPLEVYTTIAVLYFVVLFPLILVADQVEWRMGAHR
- a CDS encoding NAD(P)-dependent oxidoreductase, yielding MRALFVDANDTLAAVTDKLLRSQDLPVGINRNPSIKPDDLPGLLDGVEIMIVDHTAVPTAIAAKCPKLKHVVFLGTGARSYMNPEELAERGISVHTIKGYGDTAVAECAIALMWASAKSFGEMDRGMREGNWLRRDALQLTGKTLGLIGFGGIAAEAARMAAGCGMKVIAWNRTPKTHPGVEFVSLEKLLADSHVVSLHLLLNDETKNFLSRERIAQMRPGSILINTARGAVVDEDAMMDALRSGHIAHAGLDVFTVEPLPAGHPLTKLPNVTLSAHSAFRTPEASDNLIGAALDHCRRIIAADR
- a CDS encoding transporter substrate-binding domain-containing protein, with the protein product MNRRDALTTVALAGAAIAAASSSAKADTAPTSTLDRIKKNGVLRVAVIVGQEPYFHKDLATGTWSGACIDMANDIASKLGAKVETLESTWGNQILDLQADKVDLAFAVNPTPERALVIDFSTPILVHSFTVITKKGFAKPQTWAELNKPEVKIAVDIGSTHETIARRYCPKATILGFKNRDEAILAVATGRADCNVSLAVLSVSTLKKNPNLGDLTIPRPLLTLPTNMGIRADSDRRYKDFLSAWADYNRAMGQTREWMLKGFEAIGLTADDLPGEVQF